From the Candidatus Krumholzibacteriia bacterium genome, the window CGATCAGTGGTTCCACTTCATCCCGCTGGAGCGAACGGAAAGCAGTGGATAGCGCCGCACCCCTCGACGACCTCGCCGCCATCATCCCGGCCTACAACGCGGGCGCGCATCTCGCCGCCGTGATCGACACGGTGTCGCGCTACGTGCCGCGCGGACGCATCGTGGTGGTCGATGACGGCTCTTCCGACGACACCCGCGCGGTGGCACAGCGCGCGGGCGTGGTGGTGGAGGTGCACCCGCAGAACCGCGGCAAGGGCGCGGCCATTCGCAGCGGTATTGCGCGTGCCGCCACGCTGGGCGTGACCTACGCCATCCTGCTCGACGCCGACGGGCAGCACAACCCCGACCAGATTCCCGCCTTCGTGGCCCGGGCGCGCGAGACCGGCGCCGACATGGTGGTGGGGAACCGGCTGGTGGATACCGGCAACATGCCCTGGCTGCGCCTGGTCACCAACCACGTGACCAGCGCGGTGGTGTCGGCCCTCGCGGGACAGAAGGTGCCGGATTCCCAGAACGGCTACCGCCTCATCCGCCTGGCGCTCTTCGCCCGCATCCCGCTCACCACCTCGCGCTACGAGATCGAGTCGGAAATGATCATCCGCGCCGGCCGCGCCGGGGGCAAGATTGCCTCGGTGCCGGTGCAGACCATCTACGGGGCGGAGAAGAGTTTCATCAATCCGTTTATCGACACGGGACGGTTTTTGCGGATGGTCGTCAAGTCGGTGTTCTGGTAGACTGCGGTCTCCGAAGACGAGAATCGAGCACGGCCGCCCGGGGTACGGCCGATGTCACGATGCACAAGCGAATCCTCATTTCGAACGACGACGGTTTTGACGCGCGCGGCATCCAGGTGCTGGAGCGTGCGCTGCAGCCACTGGGAGACGTGTTCGTGGTGGCGCCGGACAGTGAGCAGAGCGCGAGCAGCCATTCGCTCACCATCCGGCGGCCCATCGATGTCAAGCGGGTGGACGATCATCACTACCGCGTCGTCGGCACGCCCACCGATTGCGTGGTGCTCGCGCTGCAGGTGATCCTGGACCGCCCGCCGGATCTCATCGTCTCGGGCATCAATCACGGCCCCAACATGGGCGAGGACGTGACCTACAGCGGAACCGTGGCGGTGGCGTTCGAGGGCACCATTCTGGGCGTGCCGTCGGTGGCCATCTCGGCGCTGCAGCGCAGCGTCGAGGACGAGGACGTCAATGGCCGGGTGGCGCGGCGCGTGGTGGAGCGCGCGCTCGAGTACGGGGTCCCGGCCGGAGCGCTGCTCAACGTGAACATCCCCAACCCGGAGAAGTCCCCGGTGAAGGGGCTGCGTTTCACCAAGCTGGGCTCGCGGCACTACGAAAACTTCATCGAACCGATCACGGCCGAACTCAAGACGCAGTACACCATCGGCGGCCGCGACCCGGTGTGGCGGGCGGATGACGGGACGGATATCGCAGCGGTGCGAATGGGGTTCGTGTCCATAACACCGCTGCACCTCGATCTCACCCACTACAAGGCCATCGTGGAGATGGAACGCTGGAGGTTCGAGCTATGAGGTGGCGCCAGTATCGAATCGCCCGGGAACGTATGGTGAGGGAGCACGTCTATGGCCGTGGGATCCGCGACCCGCGCGTGCTGGAGGCGATGCTGCGCGTGCCGCGGCACCTGTTCATCGACAAGGACGCGGGCAGCGAGGCCTACGCCAACCACTCCTACCCCATCGGCTTCCAGCAGACGATGTCACAGCCCTACATGGTGGCCTACCTCACCGAGAATCTCCGCCTGGAAGGCGAGGAACGCGTGCTCGAGGTGGGCACCGGTTCCGGTTACCACTGCGCGGTGCTCGCCAGCCTGTGCGCCGACGTGTACAGCGTCGAACGCGTCCCCGACCTGGCCGAGCGCGCCTCGTTTGCACTGCGCGACCTGCTGTTCCAGAACGCACACATCCGCGTGGGTGACGGCGCCGACGGCTGGCCCGATGCCGCACCCTTCGACCGCGTGCTGCTGACCGCCGCCGCGGCCAGCGTGCCCAAGGCCCTGCTTGCGCAGCTGGCCGACGGGGGATTCCTGCTGGGCCCGGTGGCCCGCGGCGACGGCACCCAGGAAATCGTGCGCCTGACGCGCGAAGGCACCCGCTTCTCGGTGGAGCGCCTCATCGAGTGCTCGTTCGTGCCGCTGGTGCGCAGCGCCCGCGCACCGTCGGGCAGCATGCGGGAGCGGTCCGCCGTCGAAGGGGAGGCGCGTGGATAAACTCCTCGCGACGCTCTCCGGGTCCCCGCACGTCCTCACCACCTTCGTCCTGGCCATGCTGCCCGTCTCGGAGCTGCGGGGCGCGATTCCCTATGCGATGACGGTGGGGGGGATGTCCTGGCAGGAGGCGTTCGTGATCTCGGTGATCGGCAACTTCGTGCCGGTCATTCCCATTCTCCTGCTCATCGGGCCCGTTTCGGAGTGGACGCGGCGCTGGCCCGCCTTCGATCGCTTCTTCACCTGGCTCTTCGAGCGGACGCGCCGCAAGGGGAAGATGATAGAGCGCTTCGAGGCCGTCGGGGTGTGCCTCTTCGTGGCCATTCCACTGCCCATGACCGGCGCCTGGACAGGCGCGGCGGCGGCGTTCGTCTTTGGCGTGCGCCCGCGCCTGGCGATTCCGGCCATTGCCGCCGGCATTCTGATCGCGGGGACCATCGTGACCCTCGTGGTGAACGGGGCCATCAGCTTCGTCGGGGTGCACGCCCCGGCGGCTCCGTGAGACGGGGAAGTATTGTATTGATTCACCCACAAAACGTGTTAGTATGGCCCCACTTAGGTTGACCCGGGAGCGCCCCGGGCGGCCACCGGCAACGTGTCGGGGCGTAGCGCAGCCCGGTTAGCGCGCCTGCTTCGGGAGCAGGAGGTCGGAGGTTCAAATCCTCTCGCCCCGACCATTTCTTCTTCCCACCCATGAGCGACGAACGCGTGAATCCGGCACCGTTCGACGACGAGCGCGCCGAGCCGTCTTACGACATCCAGGCGCGGTACCTCGCGGAGATCGGCCGCTACCCATTGCTCACTCCCGAAGAGGAGATCGAGCTGGGCCGCCGCCTTGCCGAGGGCGACGAGGAGGCCAAGCGCCGCCTGGTCATCTGTAACCTGCGCCTGGTGGTCACCATCGCCAAGCGCTACTCGCGCGGCAGCCAGACGCTGCTGGACCTCATCGAGGACGGCAACCTGGGATTGATCCGCGCCGCGGCAAAGTTCGACTATCGCAAGGGTTTTCGTTTCAGCACCTACGCCTCGTACTGGATCAAGCAGTCGATCAAGCGCGGTATCGCGAGCCAGTCGCGCGCCATCCGCATCCCGGTGCACATCTACCACCTGATCAACCGCTACATCCGCGCGGAGGAGGCACTGCGCAAGGACGGCAAGCCGACCGACGACGAGGCGATGTCCGAGGCGCTGGACGTGAGCGTGCGGCGGGTGAAGCTGGTGCGCACGCTGATCGTCGGCATCCGCGACGCGGACCCGGGGGCGAGCGCCGACGCGTTGCAACGCCTGGCCGCGGACCCGCAGAACCGCGGGCACGGCTCGCCGGAATCGATGGTCACCATGCAACTGGAGAACGAGGAGATGTCCAACCTCTTCGACCGTTGCCTCAACGCGCGCGAACAGGAAGTGCTGACGCTGCGCTTTGGCCTGGATGACGGCGAACCCAAGACGCTGGGCGAGGCGGGGCGGCAGGTGGGTGTCTCACGCGAGCGCGTGCGTCAGATCGAGAAGCGCGCCCTGCAGAAGCTAAACCTGGTGCTCTCGGGCAAGCGCCGCGCCGCGGACAACTAGCATCCATGGAGACGGAGATGATCGAACGCATTCGCGCCGCCATCCGCGACGTGCCGGACTTTCCCAAGCCGGGCATTCTGTTCAAGGACATCACCCCGGTGCTGAACGACCCGGCGCTGTTCGGCGGCATCGTGGACGCGCTGGTGGCGCGGTACCGGCCCATGGGCATCGACCGCGTGGCGGCCATGGAGTCGCGCGGGTTCATCTTCGGCGCACCGCTGGCGACACGCCTCGGAGCGGGCTTCGTACCGCTACGCAAGTTCGGCAAACTGCCGCACACCACCGTGGCAGAGACCTTCGACCTGGAGTACGGTACCGAGACGCTCGAGATCCACACCGACGCGGTGCGTCCCGGCGAGAAGGTGCTGGTGGTGGACGACCTGCTGGCCACCGGGGGAACCGCGGTCGCCGCGATCAAGCTGATCGAGAAGACGGGCGGAAGCGTGGTCGAGCTGGCCTTCCTGGTGGAGCTCGCCTTTCTCGGTGGGCGGAGCCGCATCGACGGGGTTCCCGTTTATGCGATGATCCGTTACGATTAGCGCCCGCCGGGCGCGATGCATCCGGATCCGGTGGCCCCGTAGCTCAGATGGATAGAGCAGCGGTTTCCTAAACCGCGTGTCGGACGTTCGAATCGTCTCGGGGCCACCATTTCTTTCTTGTTCCCATGGGTCTCTCTCAACACTGACCAAGGAGGTCTCTGCAATGCGCCGCACGTTGTGTTTGATCTTCCTCGCGGCCGTGTGCACGTTTGCGTCCGCGCCCACCCGCGCCGCGGATGCGCCGGTGCTCCGCGCCGATCTGGATGTGTACGGCCGTTCCGTGTCCACGCAGTCGAAGGAGGCGCAGCGCTACTTCGACCAGGGGGTGGTGCTCCACTACGGTTTCAACCACGAGGCCGCCATCGCGTGCTTCGCGTACGCCGGCGAACTGGACCCCACGCTCGCCATGGCGTGGTGGGGACAGGCAATTTCCGCCGGCCCCAACATCAACAACCCGCACATGGATGACGCCGCCGCGCAGGCCGCGTACGCGTCCGCGCAGCGGGCGCTCGCGTTGATTGCCACCGCCTCACCGGTGGAGCAGGCGCTCATCCGTGCCATCGCCACCCGCTACGCCTGGCCGCAGCCGGAAGACCGCCGTGCGCTCGACGTGGCTTACGCAAAGGCCATGCAGGATGTCTGGGAGGCGTTCCCGCAGGACGCCGACGTGGGCGCGCTGTGCGCAGACGCGGTCATGAACCTCTACCCGTGGGACCTGTGGTCGATGGACGGCGAGCCACGCCCGGAGACGCTGGAGATCATGGCGATCCTGGAAGCAGTGCTGGCCATGAACCCGACCCACCCCATGGCCAACCACCTCTACATCCACACCATGGAGGCGTCGCCGATGCCGGAGAAGGCGCTGCCGTCGGCCAACGTGCTGCGCGACCGCGTCCCCGGCGCCGGCCACCTGGTGCACATGCCCGGGCACATCGACATCCGCCTTGGCCATTATCAGGACGCCATGACCGCCAACCAGAAGGCCATCGAGGTGGACCGGTCGTGGGCGGCGCAGGGTGGTTTCTACACGCTGTACCGCGCACACAACTTTCACTTCCTCGCCTACGCCGCCATGTTCGACGGCCAACGCGACATTGCGGTGGCGGCGGCGCGCGAGATGATTGAACAGATTCCGCTGGAGGTGGTGCGCGCGTATCCGGACTTCCTCGACGGGTTCATGGCCGTGCCCACGCACGTGCTGGTGCGCTTCGGCATGTGGAACGAACTGCTGTCGGAGCCGGCACCGCCGGAGGATCTCGTGGTCACCGTGGCCTTCTGGCACTACGGGCGCACGGTGGCGTACGCGGCCCTGGGCCGTGTCGAGGAAGGGACGCGCGAATTCGCGGCCTTCCAGAAGGCGGTGGCGGCGGTGCCGGAGAGCCGGCTGATCGGCAACAACACGGCACTCACCGTACTGGATGTGGGGCTGCCCATGGCCGAGGGAGAGCTCGAGTACCGCAGGGGGAACGTTGAGCGCGCCTTTGAACTGCTGCGCACCGCGGTGGCGCGGGACGTGGCGCTCAAGTACGACGAGCCGTGGGGCTGGATGATGCCGGTGTCGCACTCGCTGGGCGCGCTGCTAGTCGAACAGGCGCATTATGAAGAGGCCGAAGCAGTCTACCGGGCGGACCTGGCCATCCACCCGAACAACGGATGGGCGCTGTACGGCCTCGCCGAGTGCCTGCGCATGACGGGCAAAGCGGACGAAGCCGCGCAGGTGGATTCACGCTTCAAGACGGCGTGGTCGCGATCCGACATCACCATCAAGGCGTCGTGTTACTGCCGAAGGGGAATGTGACGAAAGCGCAACGCGCCGGCTGCGCGCCCGGGGCTCTCGAAGCAACCTTCAAGTATCAAGTTAACTCGTTGGGGCGGATCATGTTGGAAGTGTCCGCGCTGGGCCCGGTCTGGTACAATCAAGGCTCACTCACGCTTAGCGAGCCACGGCCCCCGGGGTCGCGGTGAAGTGACTCCCGGCGCGATCACCGTCGGACGGAAGCGGGGCGCGCTTCGGTCCAGCGGCCGCGCCGGGTGGCTTTTGGGAGTACCCCGGCCGGATCGACGGGAACGTCGCTTCGCGCAGGGCGTTCGTCTCGGTGTTCTGGATGACGATCTTCTTGCCGGTTCCGGCGTCGATCGCCACCACCTCCCGGTAGACCTCGCTGGCGACGAGGCCACGCTCCGAGTACCAGAAGAGACGTCTATCCGGAGGGTTGTCACCCTCCAGCTGATAGACCACGGCAAAGGCGGTCTCGGTCCTGCCGGGCGTCGTCAGGGTGTCCAGGAAGGCCACCGTCGCGTCCTCGGCCGGGTTCCCGTCGTGCAGGAGCCAGGACGCGCCCGGCGAGAGGGGATAGGCCAGCCTGCGCGCGGCGGTGACGCTGTCCAGGCCGGCGGCCGCGCCCGGCGGCAGCCGCACGGGGAGATCGGCCCGGTAGAGGCCGCTGGCGTCCTGGCGGTAGCGCCGCCAGGAATACGTCGTGTCGGGCGCTCCGGAGAGCATGAAGCGCTCCTCCTCCAGCGCCCATACCGTGCCGTCGATCAACTCATCGGCCACGATTTCGCGCACCACCGTCGCGCTCTGATCGACGGGTGGCAGGGCGTCGCTGCCGTCCTCGGCGATGTAGCGGACCATGCGTTGCGCGTCGTAGGTCCAGGTGGTGCCGACGTCCAGCGGGTAGAAGGCCGTATCGCCGGGTGCCGGGAGCGGGTCCGGATGCATGCCGTCGTCGGCGCAGGCGAACGTCAGCAGGAGGAGGATCGCCGCCAGGGTGGGGGGGTGGGATCGTGTCGGGATGGCTCTCATCGGTCCGGACGGCCCGGGGCGACGGCCGTACCCATCCAACGGTAGCACGCAGGCCGCGTGGCGGGTGGAATTTCTTGCGCCTGCGCGGCCGTCTCCCTAAAGTAGGCCCTGCCGCCACGCGCACAAACATGACTGACCCCAGCGCCACCCCATTCCCGTGCCCGGCTTGAGACGCTCCTTGCGGCAGCACTCCTTTGGCGCCGTGGTTGCGGCGGTGTGCCTGCTGGCGGCGGGTTGCAGCGGGCTCGCGCGCACCGACGGCGGGGTCTTTCCGCCCCCGGAGCGCAACACCATCACCTTCTGGGGCCACGCCTGCAGCTATATCGACATCGAGGGCGTGGGCGTGGTCACCGACCCGGTGTTTCGTTCCACGCTGATCTCGCGCCACCACCGCGGCCCCGTGCCGCCGCCGTCGTCGTACGCAGGTGCCCGCGTTATCCTGATATCGCACGCCCACCCCGACCACCTGGATCCGCCCTCGTTGCGCACCTTCCCGGATGCGGCGGTGATCCTGTGTCCGGAACCATCCGCAAAGTACCTCGAGGACGCGGGACACGAGGTGCACGTGATGCGCGCGGGCGAGGTCTACCTGTTTGCAGGCGGCACCATCACCGCCATCGCCATGCAGCACATGGGCAGCCGCTGGGGCGTGCGCGCCGCCACCGACGGGCGCGCGCTGGGGTATGTGATCGAAACCCCTGCCGGAACCATCTTCTACACCGGCGATTCCAACTACTTCTCCGGCTTTGCGGAGGTGGGCTGGACGTACGACCCCGACGTTCTCCTGATCAACGTCAACGGCCACCTGGTCGGCGCCGACGCGCTGCGCGCGGCGTGGGCCACGCAGGCGCGGGTGGTGGTGCCAATGCACTGGGGGACGTACCCGTACTGGATCTTCGGGGGCAACAACCGTCCGCGCGACGAGGACATGATGCGGCGCGCGATGGGGGAACGGCTGAGGATTCTGGAAGTGGGGCAGAGCATGGCGTTGTGGCGGAGCGATTCGCTCCCGTAGCGTCCGCAACCCGGACTTCCGGCGCGGGGCCCCGGGCACGTATAATTGCGCATCAATCTTATCACCTGGAAGGAAGCGTCTTACACCATGAGCATTGTCGACCGTGTCGTTGCATCCTCGCTGCCGCTCGTCCCCAGACCCATCGTCCGCAGGGTGGCGGATCCGTACATCGCGGGTGAGACCATCGACGACCTGTTGCGCGTGTCCAGGGAGATGAACGCGGACGGCTACATGGTGGCCGCCGCGATCCTCGGTGAGTTCGTCTCGCGGCGTGAGGAGGCGGACGAGGCGGTGCGCGAGTATCAGGGCCTCCTGAAGAGCCTGAGCGAGCACCAGGTGGACGCCTACATCCACGTCAAACCCACCCACCTGGGGCTGACTATCGACCACGATCTCTGCGTTCAGAACGTGCGCGCGGTGCTGGGGTTCGCGAAGCCACTGGGCCTGTTCGTGCGCCTCGACATGGAGGACTCCCCCTGCACCGACGGCACGCTGAAGGTGT encodes:
- a CDS encoding glycosyltransferase family 2 protein, with amino-acid sequence MDSAAPLDDLAAIIPAYNAGAHLAAVIDTVSRYVPRGRIVVVDDGSSDDTRAVAQRAGVVVEVHPQNRGKGAAIRSGIARAATLGVTYAILLDADGQHNPDQIPAFVARARETGADMVVGNRLVDTGNMPWLRLVTNHVTSAVVSALAGQKVPDSQNGYRLIRLALFARIPLTTSRYEIESEMIIRAGRAGGKIASVPVQTIYGAEKSFINPFIDTGRFLRMVVKSVFW
- a CDS encoding adenine phosphoribosyltransferase, whose translation is MIERIRAAIRDVPDFPKPGILFKDITPVLNDPALFGGIVDALVARYRPMGIDRVAAMESRGFIFGAPLATRLGAGFVPLRKFGKLPHTTVAETFDLEYGTETLEIHTDAVRPGEKVLVVDDLLATGGTAVAAIKLIEKTGGSVVELAFLVELAFLGGRSRIDGVPVYAMIRYD
- a CDS encoding protein-L-isoaspartate(D-aspartate) O-methyltransferase, translated to MRWRQYRIARERMVREHVYGRGIRDPRVLEAMLRVPRHLFIDKDAGSEAYANHSYPIGFQQTMSQPYMVAYLTENLRLEGEERVLEVGTGSGYHCAVLASLCADVYSVERVPDLAERASFALRDLLFQNAHIRVGDGADGWPDAAPFDRVLLTAAAASVPKALLAQLADGGFLLGPVARGDGTQEIVRLTREGTRFSVERLIECSFVPLVRSARAPSGSMRERSAVEGEARG
- a CDS encoding tetratricopeptide repeat protein is translated as MRRTLCLIFLAAVCTFASAPTRAADAPVLRADLDVYGRSVSTQSKEAQRYFDQGVVLHYGFNHEAAIACFAYAGELDPTLAMAWWGQAISAGPNINNPHMDDAAAQAAYASAQRALALIATASPVEQALIRAIATRYAWPQPEDRRALDVAYAKAMQDVWEAFPQDADVGALCADAVMNLYPWDLWSMDGEPRPETLEIMAILEAVLAMNPTHPMANHLYIHTMEASPMPEKALPSANVLRDRVPGAGHLVHMPGHIDIRLGHYQDAMTANQKAIEVDRSWAAQGGFYTLYRAHNFHFLAYAAMFDGQRDIAVAAAREMIEQIPLEVVRAYPDFLDGFMAVPTHVLVRFGMWNELLSEPAPPEDLVVTVAFWHYGRTVAYAALGRVEEGTREFAAFQKAVAAVPESRLIGNNTALTVLDVGLPMAEGELEYRRGNVERAFELLRTAVARDVALKYDEPWGWMMPVSHSLGALLVEQAHYEEAEAVYRADLAIHPNNGWALYGLAECLRMTGKADEAAQVDSRFKTAWSRSDITIKASCYCRRGM
- a CDS encoding small multi-drug export protein gives rise to the protein MDKLLATLSGSPHVLTTFVLAMLPVSELRGAIPYAMTVGGMSWQEAFVISVIGNFVPVIPILLLIGPVSEWTRRWPAFDRFFTWLFERTRRKGKMIERFEAVGVCLFVAIPLPMTGAWTGAAAAFVFGVRPRLAIPAIAAGILIAGTIVTLVVNGAISFVGVHAPAAP
- a CDS encoding RNA polymerase sigma factor RpoD/SigA, whose product is MNPAPFDDERAEPSYDIQARYLAEIGRYPLLTPEEEIELGRRLAEGDEEAKRRLVICNLRLVVTIAKRYSRGSQTLLDLIEDGNLGLIRAAAKFDYRKGFRFSTYASYWIKQSIKRGIASQSRAIRIPVHIYHLINRYIRAEEALRKDGKPTDDEAMSEALDVSVRRVKLVRTLIVGIRDADPGASADALQRLAADPQNRGHGSPESMVTMQLENEEMSNLFDRCLNAREQEVLTLRFGLDDGEPKTLGEAGRQVGVSRERVRQIEKRALQKLNLVLSGKRRAADN
- a CDS encoding MBL fold metallo-hydrolase, producing MRQHSFGAVVAAVCLLAAGCSGLARTDGGVFPPPERNTITFWGHACSYIDIEGVGVVTDPVFRSTLISRHHRGPVPPPSSYAGARVILISHAHPDHLDPPSLRTFPDAAVILCPEPSAKYLEDAGHEVHVMRAGEVYLFAGGTITAIAMQHMGSRWGVRAATDGRALGYVIETPAGTIFYTGDSNYFSGFAEVGWTYDPDVLLINVNGHLVGADALRAAWATQARVVVPMHWGTYPYWIFGGNNRPRDEDMMRRAMGERLRILEVGQSMALWRSDSLP
- the surE gene encoding 5'/3'-nucleotidase SurE; this encodes MHKRILISNDDGFDARGIQVLERALQPLGDVFVVAPDSEQSASSHSLTIRRPIDVKRVDDHHYRVVGTPTDCVVLALQVILDRPPDLIVSGINHGPNMGEDVTYSGTVAVAFEGTILGVPSVAISALQRSVEDEDVNGRVARRVVERALEYGVPAGALLNVNIPNPEKSPVKGLRFTKLGSRHYENFIEPITAELKTQYTIGGRDPVWRADDGTDIAAVRMGFVSITPLHLDLTHYKAIVEMERWRFEL